In Myxococcales bacterium, the DNA window GCAGCCGAGGCCGTACACGGTGTCGGTCGGGTACGCGATCACCTCGCCGGCCTCGAGCGCCTCGACGGCGCGGCGAATTTTCCGAGGCTCGGGGTGGTCCGGGTAGATCTCGAGCAGCATTTCGCTCGGCGGAGTAGCCGAGAGGGGGCGGAGTGCGCAACGGCAAGTTGAGAGGAATCCTCGCGATTTCGCCGATGGTCCGCCGGCCTTGGGGGCGCACGCGCGGGCTCGCTCCGCCGCTCGATGCCCTCTTTGACGGAGAATTCACCCGCATCGGCCAGCCGCGGTGCTCCTTTTGCGGTCCGCGAGCACCCCGCGCGCGCCCCTTACGACCGAGCATGAAAACGCTGCAACGCTGGATCGAGACCGCCTTCGAGACGTTCCTCTTCAACGCGCGCCTCATCGTGATCTTGGCGGTGCTCGGCTCGCTCACGGGCAGCTTCCTCATGTTCGTGAAGGGCGCCATCGCGATCTTTCACACGGCCGTCGAGTTCGTGAAGCACCCCATGGCCCACTCGGGCCACGGCGACGGGGGCGAGGACCTCTCGGTGTCGCTCATCTCGTCGGTCGACGCCTTCCTCTTCGCCACGGTGCTGCTCATCTTCGCGATGGGCATCTACGAGCTCTTCATCAGCAAGATCGATCCGGCGAGCCGCACCTCCGAGTCGCGCCCGAACTGGCTCCAGATCCACTCGCTCGACGACCTGAAGGGCGCGGTCGGCAAGGTCATCCTGATGATCCTCATCGTCCGGCTCTTCGAGTCGGCGGTGAAGATGAAGTACGAGCAGCCCGCTCCACCTGCTCTACCTCGGTCTCTCGGTGCTCTTCGTCGCAGCCGCGCTCTACCTCCAGCACCTCGGCCACAAACACGACCCGAAGGGCCACGGCGACGAGTCCCACGACGGCGACACGAAACACGATCACGGCGACACGAAGCCCGACGAGAAGCCCCTCACCTTGGTGCCCGAGCCGCACCACGCGCACGCCCACGCGCACGCTCCGAAGCCCGCGCACGCCCACGCACAGGCCCACGCCCACGCGGTCGCTCACGCGCCCATGGGGTACGCGCACGCGCAACATGGACACCCGGGCCACAGCCCGTCGATCCCACCCGGCATGGCCCCTCAAGGGTACGATCCGTACGCCGCGCAGCGCGCCGCCCAAGCTCAAGCCCAGGGCTACACGCCGGCCCCTCCCCAAGCGCAACAAGCGCAACAAGCGCAGGCGCCCCAGGGGTATGGCCAATTGCCCCCGCAGCAGCGGCGGTAGCGGCGCGGGCCGAGAGAGGGAGAGCGGGAGAGCGGGGTGCCCCCACCCGCCCGGCGGGAAAAAGCCCGTGAGCGTCACGGTCGTCCGGTTTTCCCTCGGGCTTCGTGACCATCGCTATTTTGCTTTTTACCGCCGGTCGGCCTCCCCCAATATCCGTTCTCGGCTTTGCTTCTCCTCGGCTCGGCGCGACATCCCACGTGCGCAAAGCCTGCGAGCGGATAGGGGGAGGCAAAGAGCTCGTGGCCCCTCGTAGAGGGCGTCCCCGTGCGAACGACCCGAGCCGGCGGATGCCCGGAGCCCCGCACGAATCGCCGGGCTCCGGCAAAATTCGACCACCCTCGGGCGATTTCGCGAAACGAACGGGAACGACGCGCCGACCCCGCCCTCGAAAGGTGGTCGCCATGAAGAAGTTCTCGTTCGTCCTCGGTCTCGTCGGGCTCTCGGTGCTCGGTCTCGCGTGCTCGGGAGGCGACGATCCCGGCGCCCTCCCCGTGGGCGCCGCAAACGACCCGCTCGCCGCGCGCATCGCGGAGCTCACCGGCGCCGAGGTCCTCGGTCGAGCCGACGAAGGGGCGAAAGAAGCGCAAATGTACGTGGCGACCACCGGCGGGAGCCCCGTGCTCGGGAAGCTCGCGCCGAGCGAGGCGCTCGCTTTCCTCGGAAACGTAGGCGGGCGCGTGCCTTCCGCGGGCGAGCTCGCGACGCCGACCGAGTGGCGCTCCCCTGCGGTGCCGCCACGCTCCGCTTTCCGCGCATCGTCCCCGGAACGGACGTGCCGGTCTTCGACGCGGCGGTGGTGCTCTCGGGGCACGACGACGGCTCGTTCGCGTTCCTCGGGCTCGACCCGCTCCCCGACCTCCACGGCTTCGACGTGACCCCGTCCATCTCGAAGGAGCGGGCACGCGCCGCCGCGCTCGCAGCCCTCGGCCTCGAGGACGCGGCGGACCTCCCGGTCACGGTGAGCCTCGGCGTCCAGCGCGAGGGCGCCCCGCGGCTCGCCTACCGCGTCGAGGTCTCCACCGAAGAAGAGCCCCTCCGCGTCCACGTCGACGCCAAGACCGAAGAGGTCCTCGAGCAAGGCGCCATCGGTCTGAACCTCACCGTGCAAGCCAGCTCCGCCGCGAGCTACTACTTCGCCGGTCGTCCCGCTGCGAACGCAACGACCCCAGCGATTCCGAGGGATCCGTACTACGCGGAAGGTAAAACACTCCCCTTCACGCTCGATGCTTCCGGACGTCCGTGGGTCACGACCCTCCGCGCCCAGCCCCGTTTCGAGACCTCATGAACCCCGAAAACCCCGACGCGCTTCTTCCGATCGCGAACCACGTCAACGCCAAGTTCCAAGGCTACATCTCCGCGCCGGGAGAATCGAAGGAGCGGGCTTTCGCGAACACCCTCGACAACGAAGCCTACTTCCGCTCGGGGCTCGTCTCCCACACGTGGGCCCTCCTTGCTGCGGGCGGAGCGAACCGCCGGTCCAGCATCGTCATCGACAAACCCATCGGAGTGGAATGGGCAACCGCCATCTTCGGCCTCGGAGCGCTCTCGTTCCGGCCCGGCCAGTCCCCCCTGCGAGCGTTCGCCGACGCGACCGTCGCCGCCAACCTGCTCCCCGAGCCCCGCCGGCAGGTCGCGTGCGCGTGGGCCGCCGTTGGCGTCTATTCGAGCGCCGACCTTTCGACCTACCGGGTCACCTGCACCCACACCACCACCAGCGCTGCGCCGACGCCGAGCTTTGCCTGCGGAGGCAAGAAGGATGGCTACTACTGCGACCCCGAGCAGCCCTTTGCGGCCGTTCGGTGTGTCGCGGGCTCCATCGGTGGTGGGCTTCAATGCGCGAGCGGCCTCGTGTGCCAGCCGAGCGGGGCATCACCTGACAGCCAGGCCATCGTCGAGAACGGCGCCCTCCGCTGCGCGACGCCGAAGGGGACTCCGTGAGGCCACGGCAAACGCTCGCGCTCCTCCTCACCGCGTGGGGCGCGCTCACCCTCTCCCGGCCGGCGCACGCGGCCATCCTCTCGGTCGTTCAGCCGGAGATCGCCAGCATCGTCGCCGTGACGGCCGGCGAAGATACGTGGGTGTCGGTCACGGCGGCCGACCCTCGGGTGAATAATGTCGTTCGAGTCGTGCCCCTTCCCGAGGGCGCGACCGACGTTCGCCTCGCCCCCCAGAGCGTCGTGTGGCTCGTGCCCAAGTACTTTCGTGTCGAGCAACCCCCGCTCTGCGATCCCCACTGGTCATGCGAGGCGCCGCGCGCCTCCATCGAGCCACCCGACCGCCCCCAACCGAAGTGGACACCTCCCAAACAGCCACCGAAGGCGTCCTCGAAGGAGGAGCCCATACCGAACACTGGCTGCTTATGTGCTGGCAGGCCCTGCGGCGACCTCCCACCGCCCCCTCCCACGCCACCCCGACCGCCGCGCCTCCTCCGCGTCGTCGCGCGGAGCGCCATCGAATCGACGGTCAGGGAGCTCACGGCGACTATCGATCCCCACTACTACGAGGGTCCCGACGGCGGAGCCGACATCGCGGCGCGTGCACCAAACGTCTCCCGCTTCGCCGTCGTGGTCGGCGACGCCAATGTCGCGTTCCGCGTCCGCGGCCCGTTCGTGTGGCCCATCCTACCCCGTGACCGCGGCGGCCCGAGCGAGACCATCATGATCGTTATGGCCGCTTCCACTCCGACCACCCCATTTCCGCGCACTTTGCTCCGAGCCGAGCCCCCAAGGCTCTACCTTGCGCCGCTCGACGCGAACGGCCATCGCAACACCGACGTCGACACGCTCGCCACCATCCTGGCCGGGCAGCTCGCCGCCGAGGGCAAAACGGCGCACCTCGAGCGTGCCATGCCCATCGACCCGAAAGCAGCAGGGTACACCGACA includes these proteins:
- a CDS encoding YqhA family protein, whose translation is MKTLQRWIETAFETFLFNARLIVILAVLGSLTGSFLMFVKGAIAIFHTAVEFVKHPMAHSGHGDGGEDLSVSLISSVDAFLFATVLLIFAMGIYELFISKIDPASRTSESRPNWLQIHSLDDLKGAVGKVILMILIVRLFESAVKMKYEQPAPPALPRSLGALRRSRALPPAPRPQTRPEGPRRRVPRRRHETRSRRHEARREAPHLGARAAPRARPRARSEARARPRTGPRPRGRSRAHGVRARATWTPGPQPVDPTRHGPSRVRSVRRAARRPSSSPGLHAGPSPSATSATSAGAPGVWPIAPAAAAVAARAERGRAGERGAPTRPAGKSP
- a CDS encoding PepSY domain-containing protein, giving the protein MPVFDAAVVLSGHDDGSFAFLGLDPLPDLHGFDVTPSISKERARAAALAALGLEDAADLPVTVSLGVQREGAPRLAYRVEVSTEEEPLRVHVDAKTEEVLEQGAIGLNLTVQASSAASYYFAGRPAANATTPAIPRDPYYAEGKTLPFTLDASGRPWVTTLRAQPRFETS